In a genomic window of Chryseobacterium sp. G0162:
- a CDS encoding UDP-N-acetylmuramoyl-tripeptide--D-alanyl-D-alanine ligase, whose translation MNIEQFYPLFLQADKVTIDSRKIARNDIFFAFSGDNFNAATLAEKAIEEGALAVIVEQPEFENKDKNIFYVPSTLEFLQQLAVYHRSQLTIPFIGLTGSNGKTTTKELIHAVLSEKFNVQYTYGNLNNHIGVPLTILSIKPEHEMAVIEMGANHQKEIELLCTLSQPDFGYITNFGKAHLEGFGGFEGVIKGKSELYDYLKENHQTIIVNENDPIQVEKTENYSPKITFGTVGSDYNFEAFSEDHFVGLMYQGEKTVSKLTGEYNFTNLCAAASLGLHFGISFDKIKYAVEQYTPTNMRSQVVKKEDRTLVLDTYNANPSSMTASLNNFITFEGRKTIIIGDMLELGAESEKEHQNILELAHTLGFDTIITVGKHFKGVNSSNLAFENTIELIEYLQHHKIQTENILLKGSRGIALEKVIDFI comes from the coding sequence ATGAATATAGAACAATTTTATCCTTTATTTTTACAGGCTGATAAAGTAACGATCGATAGCCGAAAAATAGCCAGAAACGATATCTTTTTTGCCTTTTCCGGTGATAATTTTAATGCAGCAACACTGGCCGAAAAAGCCATAGAAGAAGGGGCTTTGGCTGTGATTGTTGAACAGCCTGAATTTGAAAATAAGGATAAGAATATTTTCTATGTTCCGTCTACTCTGGAATTCCTGCAGCAATTGGCCGTTTACCATAGAAGCCAACTTACCATTCCTTTTATAGGCCTTACAGGAAGTAATGGGAAAACAACAACTAAGGAGCTGATTCATGCTGTGCTTTCAGAAAAGTTTAATGTTCAGTATACCTATGGAAACCTTAATAATCACATCGGGGTTCCGTTGACGATTCTTTCTATCAAACCTGAGCATGAAATGGCCGTGATAGAAATGGGAGCCAACCATCAGAAAGAAATAGAACTTCTTTGTACCCTTTCACAGCCGGATTTCGGATATATTACCAATTTTGGAAAAGCACACCTGGAAGGGTTCGGAGGCTTTGAAGGAGTGATTAAAGGAAAGTCCGAGTTGTACGATTATCTTAAAGAAAATCACCAGACAATCATTGTTAACGAAAATGATCCCATTCAGGTTGAAAAAACGGAAAATTATTCACCTAAGATTACTTTTGGAACAGTAGGGTCGGATTATAATTTCGAGGCTTTCTCAGAAGATCATTTTGTAGGATTAATGTATCAGGGAGAAAAGACCGTATCTAAACTGACTGGAGAATATAATTTTACCAATCTTTGTGCTGCTGCAAGCCTTGGACTGCACTTTGGAATCAGCTTTGACAAAATAAAATATGCAGTGGAGCAGTATACTCCGACCAATATGCGTTCGCAAGTCGTGAAAAAAGAAGACAGAACATTGGTACTGGATACTTATAATGCCAACCCAAGTTCAATGACCGCTTCATTAAATAACTTTATCACTTTTGAAGGCCGTAAAACCATCATCATTGGTGATATGCTGGAATTGGGGGCAGAAAGTGAAAAAGAGCATCAAAACATCTTAGAATTAGCCCATACACTTGGATTTGATACCATCATTACTGTTGGAAAACACTTTAAAGGAGTGAATTCATCAAATCTTGCTTTTGAAAACACTATTGAACTGATTGAATATTTACAACATCATAAAATTCAGACAGAAAATATACTCTTGAAAGGATCAAGAGGAATAGCGCTGGAAAAGGTAATTGATTTTATTTAG
- a CDS encoding NUDIX hydrolase, translating to MYKVFVNEKKLLISKHPEELEKKLGYESFTTLEIALDLLENTSVNELNVYGENIDEIWQEFQKLFRIIEAAGGLVIKPEGEMLFIRRLGKWDLPKGKMEKGESREESAVREIEEETGLRDVELVQFINTTYHIYIERNGEKILKCTHWFEMNFNGEDTSKPQIEEGITEVAWKNVPQIEDEVFPSTFKNIKLIVKEYWALKAK from the coding sequence ATGTATAAAGTTTTTGTGAACGAAAAAAAATTATTGATATCTAAGCATCCCGAAGAACTTGAAAAAAAACTTGGGTATGAAAGTTTCACGACTTTAGAGATTGCATTGGATCTTTTAGAAAATACCTCTGTGAACGAACTGAATGTTTACGGTGAGAATATTGATGAAATCTGGCAGGAGTTTCAAAAGCTGTTCAGAATTATAGAAGCAGCCGGAGGACTTGTTATTAAACCTGAAGGTGAAATGCTTTTCATCAGGAGATTAGGGAAATGGGATCTTCCAAAAGGGAAAATGGAAAAAGGAGAATCCAGGGAAGAGTCTGCGGTAAGAGAAATTGAAGAAGAAACCGGTTTAAGAGATGTAGAACTGGTACAATTTATCAATACTACTTACCATATTTATATTGAAAGAAACGGTGAAAAAATCCTGAAATGCACCCATTGGTTTGAAATGAACTTCAATGGTGAAGATACTTCAAAACCGCAGATAGAGGAAGGAATTACTGAAGTTGCCTGGAAAAACGTCCCTCAGATTGAAGATGAAGTTTTCCCAAGCACATTCAAGAATATTAAGCTTATTGTAAAAGAATACTGGGCTTTAAAGGCTAAATAA
- a CDS encoding SRPBCC family protein — MNLEGRKIIVNKSSKELSELLKTPENYKDFMPDGLQKFETRDNGFKFGLQGMPEIALKIDEVDDQKAVLKSASSSLDFSLTATLNPISENQTEVQMLFEGKFNPFIKMMVEKPLQNFINTLTDKIEAYK, encoded by the coding sequence ATGAATTTAGAAGGACGAAAAATTATTGTCAATAAATCATCTAAAGAGTTATCTGAGCTGTTGAAAACTCCTGAAAATTACAAAGATTTCATGCCGGATGGTCTTCAGAAATTTGAAACCAGAGATAATGGTTTTAAATTCGGATTACAGGGAATGCCGGAAATTGCGCTTAAAATTGATGAGGTAGACGATCAGAAAGCAGTGCTTAAATCTGCAAGTTCAAGTTTAGATTTTTCATTAACTGCTACTCTAAACCCAATCAGCGAGAACCAGACAGAAGTTCAGATGTTGTTTGAAGGTAAATTCAACCCGTTCATCAAAATGATGGTAGAAAAGCCGTTACAGAACTTTATCAATACATTGACAGATAAGATCGAAGCCTACAAATAA
- a CDS encoding AraC family transcriptional regulator has translation MASVTKIKTYHFLPCKYGLELLLDIGRIESLNHYVLDSTLHQLSFYEIIFIEEGRGTFTLDENKMPVAPQTVIFTSPGQIRCWEIEEQVKGYTLLFEKDFLHLFFSDELFLYRFQYFHQYSSPTQMQVSEVSFGKCLDLLYGIEQEFGQLQNDSNHLIRSLLYQLLVILNRYYASVYNVQRDTSVHSDFYRFRSLLEKKFVDDRSVEVYSRMLNISPGFLNKICKQFSGLSAQQMIHYKVISEIKKQLYQNKSAKEISYEFGFSDPSNFNRFFKKLTGITPQQYRKNI, from the coding sequence ATGGCATCAGTCACAAAAATTAAAACTTATCATTTTCTCCCCTGCAAGTATGGACTGGAGCTGCTATTGGATATCGGACGCATCGAAAGTCTGAATCATTATGTATTAGACAGCACATTACATCAGCTTAGCTTCTACGAAATCATCTTTATTGAAGAAGGAAGGGGAACTTTTACATTGGATGAAAATAAGATGCCAGTAGCTCCTCAAACTGTTATTTTCACAAGTCCGGGACAGATACGTTGTTGGGAAATTGAAGAACAAGTTAAGGGCTATACACTACTCTTTGAAAAAGACTTTCTTCATCTTTTCTTCTCGGATGAATTATTTCTGTATCGTTTTCAATACTTCCATCAATACTCAAGCCCTACACAAATGCAGGTATCAGAGGTCTCATTTGGGAAATGCCTTGATCTTTTATATGGAATAGAACAGGAATTCGGGCAGCTTCAGAATGACAGCAATCATTTGATCAGATCACTTCTCTATCAATTATTGGTGATTCTCAATCGATATTACGCAAGTGTTTACAACGTTCAGAGGGACACTTCTGTTCATTCTGATTTTTATAGATTCCGATCTTTATTGGAAAAGAAATTTGTGGATGACCGAAGTGTTGAAGTTTATTCAAGAATGCTAAATATCAGCCCTGGATTCCTTAATAAAATCTGCAAACAGTTTAGTGGATTATCAGCTCAGCAAATGATCCATTACAAGGTAATTTCAGAAATAAAAAAACAGCTTTATCAAAATAAATCTGCCAAAGAGATTTCCTATGAATTTGGGTTCTCAGATCCATCTAATTTCAACCGCTTCTTTAAAAAACTTACTGGTATTACCCCACAACAATACAGAAAGAATATATAA
- a CDS encoding anhydro-N-acetylmuramic acid kinase: MKTLAIGLMSGTSLDGLDICLAEFEKKDKWHFQILKAETLPYPADWENKLRNSIHLSVTDLLELHSDYGFYLGQKTKEFIEKHQLEHIDLIASHGHTVFHQPQKKFTLQIGDGRAVKIETGIPVLYDFRSQDVLMKGNGAPLVPIGDELLFSQYDACLNLGGFSNISLTSLGKRIAFDIAPVNIVLNHLAQQLNESFDKNGDMARKGQINETLIAELNSLDFYQQLHPKSLGIEWCHQYIFPKLEGILPLEALATFTEHIAQQVSMVINENDIKDILITGGGAYNTFLIEKIKAKTESKIIIPEKEIIEYKEALIFAFMGVLKMNNEVNILSSATGSIADHCSGIIA; encoded by the coding sequence ATGAAAACGCTTGCCATTGGACTGATGTCCGGAACAAGTTTAGACGGTTTGGATATCTGTCTTGCTGAATTTGAAAAAAAAGACAAATGGCATTTTCAGATCCTGAAAGCTGAAACGCTCCCCTATCCAGCTGATTGGGAAAATAAACTCAGAAATTCCATCCATCTTTCGGTAACAGACCTGCTGGAACTACATTCTGATTACGGATTCTATCTGGGGCAAAAAACTAAAGAATTTATTGAAAAGCATCAACTTGAGCATATTGATCTGATAGCCTCTCACGGACATACGGTTTTCCATCAACCCCAAAAAAAATTTACGCTTCAGATTGGAGACGGCAGAGCTGTTAAAATAGAAACAGGAATACCGGTACTTTATGATTTCAGAAGTCAGGATGTTCTGATGAAAGGAAATGGAGCTCCGCTGGTTCCTATAGGTGATGAGCTTCTTTTTTCACAATATGACGCCTGCCTTAACCTGGGTGGGTTCTCAAATATCTCTCTGACATCACTAGGTAAAAGAATCGCCTTTGATATTGCTCCTGTCAATATTGTCCTTAATCATCTGGCTCAACAGTTGAATGAAAGCTTTGATAAAAATGGGGACATGGCGAGAAAAGGACAAATAAATGAAACGTTAATTGCTGAACTTAATTCTCTAGACTTCTATCAGCAGCTTCATCCCAAATCATTAGGGATAGAATGGTGCCATCAATATATATTTCCAAAACTTGAAGGTATACTTCCTCTGGAAGCCCTGGCTACGTTTACTGAACATATTGCCCAACAAGTTTCTATGGTCATCAACGAAAATGACATAAAGGATATATTGATAACCGGAGGAGGTGCTTATAACACCTTTTTAATAGAGAAAATAAAAGCAAAAACAGAATCCAAGATCATTATTCCGGAAAAGGAAATTATAGAATATAAGGAAGCTTTAATCTTTGCGTTCATGGGCGTATTAAAAATGAACAATGAGGTTAATATCCTGTCGTCTGCTACAGGAAGTATCGCTGACCATTGTTCGGGGATAATCGCTTAA
- the lptC gene encoding LPS export ABC transporter periplasmic protein LptC has translation MNFSKKIVYKNIAYLFSCAIFFILTSCEEDLTKKNGNNSKNFPSQIINNANIIQRDSGFVILKAKAPIIEKYELIDSPYTVARKGIDIEFFDKKKPKMPGTIKAKYAKFFDYKKFYEAKGNVRITTNEGQKFAMQSVYWDQIKKRIYTKDTVYVTMEDGSTLVGANGMTAKDDFSEYTFYNNSGDFNSKRLSENKK, from the coding sequence ATGAATTTTTCAAAAAAAATAGTATATAAAAATATAGCATACCTTTTTAGTTGTGCTATATTTTTTATATTGACATCCTGTGAAGAGGATCTTACTAAAAAGAACGGAAATAACAGCAAAAATTTTCCTTCACAGATCATTAATAATGCGAATATCATACAGCGTGATTCCGGATTTGTAATTCTGAAAGCCAAAGCTCCTATTATTGAAAAATATGAACTGATTGACAGTCCTTATACGGTAGCCAGAAAAGGAATTGATATAGAATTTTTCGATAAGAAAAAACCCAAAATGCCGGGAACAATCAAAGCCAAATATGCCAAGTTTTTTGATTACAAAAAGTTTTACGAAGCGAAAGGCAATGTAAGAATTACAACCAACGAGGGCCAAAAATTTGCCATGCAGAGTGTGTACTGGGATCAGATCAAAAAAAGGATCTATACCAAGGATACCGTGTATGTAACGATGGAAGACGGTTCTACATTGGTAGGTGCCAACGGGATGACTGCTAAGGATGACTTTTCGGAATATACTTTCTATAATAATTCAGGAGACTTTAATTCTAAAAGACTTTCTGAGAATAAAAAATAG
- a CDS encoding ATP-binding protein, giving the protein MNWENIAGQENLKKLLRESIAENRVSHAQLFVGKEGYGTLPMVLAYAKEILSQENEHAASKVEHLNHLDLHFSFPVFTDNKNSLSKNKFEEFREMILASPYASYDDWTAFLESENKQLFISADEVDDQNQKFSLKSFEGGTKILIVWRADKMNIAASNKFLKFLEEPPAKTIILLTAESTNDILPTILSRTQVVEIPRIHDEDIEGYLKKNFSVTEEKVREIVHEAQGNLNEAIKLLNSGDKTNEFERLFVQWVRDAFMVKKKPEYLRSIILWAREIAGWNREKQKNFLNYCSEIFRLALLQNYQSENLVYKKIDANGFNWAGFSKFISGANIESILEEINTADLHLTRNGNPKIVWTDLGIKLSRYIHKST; this is encoded by the coding sequence ATGAATTGGGAGAACATCGCCGGACAGGAAAATTTGAAAAAACTTCTTAGAGAAAGCATTGCCGAAAACAGAGTGAGCCATGCCCAGCTTTTCGTAGGAAAGGAGGGATATGGGACTTTACCGATGGTGTTGGCCTATGCAAAAGAGATTTTAAGCCAGGAAAATGAGCATGCTGCTTCAAAAGTAGAACATCTTAATCACTTAGACCTGCACTTCAGTTTCCCTGTGTTTACAGATAACAAAAATTCTTTAAGTAAAAATAAATTTGAAGAGTTTAGAGAAATGATTCTGGCTTCTCCGTATGCAAGCTATGATGACTGGACTGCCTTTTTAGAATCAGAAAACAAGCAGCTTTTTATTTCTGCAGATGAAGTTGATGATCAGAACCAGAAGTTTTCATTAAAAAGTTTCGAAGGCGGAACCAAAATACTGATCGTGTGGAGAGCTGATAAAATGAATATTGCTGCTTCAAATAAGTTTCTGAAATTTCTTGAAGAACCACCGGCCAAAACTATTATCCTTCTTACCGCAGAAAGTACCAACGATATTCTTCCTACGATACTTTCCCGTACTCAGGTGGTGGAAATTCCAAGGATTCATGATGAAGATATTGAAGGCTATTTAAAGAAAAATTTCTCTGTTACTGAAGAAAAAGTAAGAGAAATTGTTCATGAAGCCCAAGGAAACCTTAATGAAGCGATAAAATTGCTGAATTCAGGAGATAAGACTAATGAATTTGAAAGACTTTTTGTGCAGTGGGTTCGTGATGCTTTTATGGTAAAGAAGAAACCGGAATATCTGAGAAGCATTATTCTATGGGCAAGAGAAATAGCGGGCTGGAACAGAGAAAAGCAGAAGAACTTTTTAAATTACTGTTCTGAGATTTTCAGATTAGCACTTCTTCAGAATTATCAATCGGAAAATCTGGTGTATAAAAAGATTGATGCCAATGGTTTTAACTGGGCAGGTTTTTCAAAATTTATCAGTGGAGCCAATATTGAAAGTATTCTGGAGGAAATCAATACAGCAGATCTGCATCTTACCCGAAACGGAAACCCTAAAATAGTCTGGACAGATCTTGGAATAAAATTATCAAGATATATTCATAAAAGTACATAA
- a CDS encoding TetR/AcrR family transcriptional regulator: MISKEENILFAAEKLFAEKGFEGTSTREIAKAANVNISMISYYFGSKEKLYEKLVEYRMREGQFFSKDILERTDMNEWEKIVKIIDQFSDRIKNQKCFYRIMQREQLHAENPQILEFLKETKIGFISMYSQLLERGLKNGIFTKNPPIYLLHSTVSGTLFYALNAKLMYKEFLNNTEDESVFDEKYYTELNKHIKHLLKDLLGYEENK; the protein is encoded by the coding sequence ATGATTTCAAAAGAAGAAAATATATTATTCGCAGCAGAAAAACTCTTTGCAGAAAAGGGTTTTGAAGGAACTTCAACCCGGGAAATTGCAAAAGCGGCTAATGTAAATATCTCTATGATCTCATATTATTTTGGTTCTAAGGAGAAGCTTTATGAGAAACTGGTGGAATATAGGATGAGGGAAGGACAATTTTTTTCAAAGGATATCCTGGAGCGAACTGACATGAATGAGTGGGAGAAAATTGTAAAAATAATAGATCAATTCTCAGACAGAATCAAAAATCAAAAATGTTTTTACAGGATTATGCAGAGAGAGCAGTTGCATGCGGAAAATCCTCAGATTTTAGAGTTTTTGAAAGAGACAAAGATAGGCTTCATCTCCATGTACTCTCAATTGCTGGAGCGTGGTCTGAAAAATGGAATTTTCACAAAGAATCCTCCTATTTATCTACTTCATTCCACGGTGAGCGGAACCTTGTTCTATGCACTTAATGCTAAACTAATGTATAAGGAGTTCCTTAATAATACAGAAGATGAGAGTGTTTTTGATGAAAAATACTATACAGAACTTAACAAACATATAAAACATTTACTAAAAGACCTTTTAGGTTATGAAGAGAATAAATAA
- a CDS encoding TolC family protein produces the protein MKRINNSVIALSLFVGIANANAQEKKTLSLDEAVQLGIQNSKNLKIDAAKIEEATADLLEAKNRQLPELKISGSYMYLPMKPTVDMKLGGASGAAGGPEIHQVLYGSANLSVPIYNGGRIKYGIQSAKYLVEASKLSTENDKTAIAYNVAQAYNNLFKANQSIKVFEENLAASQKRDETFLKMENNGLIARNDRLKANLQTSNIELQLLEAKNNYNIANINMDLLLGLPENTTLEVDQNYIEEGSEVKPVDFYVNEARENRKDLQALVQQRKAAELGTKAAKAENLPSLAFTGGYIAADIPKFLTVYNALNVGIGISYNLSNIWKENSSLRQSQAREKQLAATDELLNDNIKLDVNREYQNTDYSKKRISVFEKSAEQANENYRITKNKYDNGLATMTELLDADAAQIAANVGVINAKADAALAYRKLLQTTGTLTIK, from the coding sequence ATGAAGAGAATAAATAACTCAGTGATTGCATTATCACTATTCGTAGGAATAGCAAATGCAAATGCTCAGGAGAAAAAGACCCTTTCTCTTGACGAAGCTGTGCAGCTGGGAATCCAGAACAGCAAGAATCTCAAGATCGATGCAGCCAAGATCGAGGAGGCTACTGCTGATCTTTTGGAAGCTAAAAACAGACAGCTTCCGGAGCTGAAGATTTCAGGAAGTTATATGTACCTTCCGATGAAACCGACTGTAGATATGAAACTTGGAGGAGCTTCAGGTGCAGCAGGCGGCCCGGAGATTCATCAGGTATTATACGGTTCGGCTAATCTTAGTGTTCCTATTTACAATGGCGGAAGAATTAAATATGGTATTCAGTCAGCAAAATATTTGGTAGAGGCATCAAAGCTAAGCACGGAAAATGACAAGACTGCTATTGCTTATAATGTGGCTCAGGCCTATAATAATCTGTTTAAAGCTAATCAGTCTATCAAAGTTTTTGAAGAAAATCTGGCGGCATCCCAAAAGAGAGACGAAACTTTCCTTAAAATGGAAAACAATGGACTGATCGCTAGAAACGACAGGTTAAAAGCCAATCTTCAGACTTCTAATATTGAACTTCAGCTGCTTGAAGCTAAAAATAATTACAATATTGCCAATATCAATATGGATTTGTTATTAGGACTTCCTGAAAATACAACACTTGAGGTAGATCAGAATTATATTGAAGAAGGCTCAGAAGTAAAACCTGTTGATTTTTATGTGAACGAAGCAAGAGAAAACCGTAAGGATCTTCAGGCTTTAGTTCAACAGAGAAAAGCAGCAGAATTGGGAACGAAAGCAGCCAAGGCAGAAAATCTTCCTTCATTAGCATTTACCGGAGGCTACATAGCAGCAGATATTCCTAAGTTTCTTACCGTATATAATGCATTGAATGTAGGAATCGGAATTTCTTACAACTTATCCAATATTTGGAAAGAAAACTCATCATTAAGACAATCTCAAGCGAGAGAAAAGCAATTGGCAGCTACTGACGAATTGCTGAATGATAACATTAAGCTTGATGTAAACAGAGAATATCAGAATACAGATTATTCTAAAAAAAGAATTTCTGTTTTTGAAAAATCTGCTGAACAGGCTAATGAAAACTACAGAATTACAAAAAACAAATATGACAACGGTCTTGCAACCATGACAGAATTATTGGATGCAGACGCCGCTCAGATTGCTGCTAACGTTGGCGTAATCAATGCAAAAGCAGACGCCGCTCTAGCTTACAGAAAACTATTGCAAACAACAGGAACTTTAACAATTAAATAA
- a CDS encoding HlyD family secretion protein, with translation MENNNTQAAEPKKKKSLVFPIILAAVVIGGGIYGYRAYSYGQYHEETDDAQIASNMAPVISKISGYVAEVKVKDNQFVKKGDTLVILDNRDQKMALEQSQAALTTAKSNISTAEATTTATSKNINSSEAAVATANAQIEAAKVNVWKTSQDLKRYANLVKDHSITEQQYEQALAAKQSADKQLQVLVEQRNQIAQQTTIASSQTAASSQQISVANSVAKQREVDVENAKLNLSYTVILAPEDGYVGKVSTQAGQYLQAGAQLFALVKNDQKWVVANFKETQVDKMVEGQKVKIEIDAFPDKEFEGVVSSFSPATGATFSILPPDNASGNFVKVVQRLPVKIDFVNIDKNIAKRLRTGMNVKAEVSLK, from the coding sequence ATGGAAAATAATAATACACAGGCAGCTGAACCTAAAAAGAAAAAAAGTTTAGTTTTTCCTATCATTTTAGCAGCTGTAGTAATCGGAGGAGGAATCTACGGTTACAGAGCATATAGCTACGGGCAGTATCATGAAGAGACTGACGATGCTCAGATTGCTTCCAATATGGCACCGGTAATTTCCAAAATATCAGGATATGTAGCTGAGGTAAAAGTAAAAGATAACCAATTTGTAAAAAAAGGGGACACTCTTGTGATTTTGGACAACAGAGACCAAAAAATGGCTCTTGAACAGTCACAAGCTGCTTTAACAACAGCAAAAAGTAATATTTCTACTGCAGAAGCTACTACTACCGCTACTTCTAAGAATATCAATAGCTCTGAAGCTGCTGTAGCAACAGCCAATGCACAGATTGAAGCGGCTAAAGTAAATGTTTGGAAGACTTCTCAGGATTTAAAAAGATATGCGAATCTTGTAAAGGATCACTCTATTACAGAACAGCAATATGAGCAGGCTTTGGCTGCCAAACAATCTGCAGATAAACAACTTCAGGTGTTGGTAGAGCAAAGAAACCAAATTGCGCAGCAGACTACCATTGCTTCTTCTCAGACTGCAGCGAGCTCTCAACAGATCAGTGTTGCGAATTCAGTAGCAAAACAAAGAGAAGTAGATGTAGAAAATGCTAAATTAAACTTATCATACACGGTAATTTTAGCTCCTGAAGACGGATATGTTGGAAAAGTATCCACTCAGGCAGGTCAGTATCTTCAGGCAGGAGCCCAGCTATTTGCTTTGGTTAAAAATGACCAAAAATGGGTAGTGGCGAACTTTAAAGAAACGCAGGTAGATAAAATGGTAGAAGGCCAGAAAGTGAAAATTGAGATTGATGCTTTCCCTGATAAGGAATTTGAGGGAGTAGTAAGTTCATTCTCTCCGGCTACTGGGGCTACGTTCTCTATCCTTCCTCCGGATAATGCAAGTGGAAACTTCGTAAAAGTAGTTCAGAGACTTCCCGTAAAAATTGATTTTGTAAATATAGATAAGAATATTGCAAAAAGATTAAGAACAGGGATGAATGTGAAGGCTGAGGTTTCTTTGAAATAG
- a CDS encoding DHA2 family efflux MFS transporter permease subunit has protein sequence MQDSLVEYGARRVIITITAILCALLEIVDSTIVNVALNEMKGNLGATLSEVGWVITAYAIGNVIIVPMTSWLSQQFGRRNYFAASIIIFTIFSFLCGNATNIWELVFFRLMQGIGGGALLVTSQTIITESYPIEKRSMAQAIYGLGVIIGPTLGPPLGGYIVDNFSWPYIFYINIPIGIAATLMTLQFVRSPKYAEKRKISDVDWIGIGLLAVTVGSLQFILERGHEEDWFASGMIVAFTVAAVLGFILFLWRELTFKYPIVELRVLKNSNLRIGTMMSFVLGFGLYGSTFIVPLYTQSILGWTALQSGALMIPAALTTAFMMPIIGRLLAKGAKQQILVSLGLFIFFIYSFWGYKILTPDTSKDAFFWMLIVRGAGLGLLFIPITSLSLSTLKGQEIGQGAAFTGMMRQLGGSFGIAAITTFIANAGQTYRNNLISHLDVNSFDVQQRLAALKASFIAKGMTPDAAMNAAYKMLDLSVTKQATVLSYMDVFLYLGVIFLICIPFILFIKERKSKEKIDLSEAMH, from the coding sequence ATGCAAGACTCATTAGTAGAATATGGAGCCCGAAGAGTGATTATTACAATCACAGCTATTCTTTGTGCCCTTCTTGAAATTGTAGACTCCACGATTGTCAATGTTGCCTTGAATGAAATGAAGGGGAATCTTGGAGCTACGCTTTCAGAAGTGGGCTGGGTAATTACTGCCTATGCCATCGGAAACGTAATTATCGTACCGATGACCAGTTGGCTTTCCCAGCAGTTTGGACGTAGAAATTACTTTGCGGCATCCATCATTATATTCACCATATTTTCATTCTTATGTGGAAATGCGACCAATATTTGGGAGCTGGTATTTTTCAGATTGATGCAGGGAATCGGTGGGGGAGCCTTATTGGTAACTTCACAAACGATCATTACGGAATCTTATCCGATAGAAAAAAGAAGTATGGCTCAAGCCATTTATGGTCTTGGGGTAATTATTGGTCCTACATTAGGCCCACCATTGGGAGGATATATCGTTGATAATTTCAGCTGGCCCTATATTTTTTATATTAATATTCCAATTGGGATTGCAGCAACTTTGATGACACTGCAGTTTGTGAGAAGTCCGAAATATGCTGAAAAACGTAAAATTTCAGATGTTGACTGGATAGGTATTGGTTTGCTGGCAGTAACAGTAGGTTCATTACAATTCATTCTGGAAAGAGGACATGAGGAAGACTGGTTTGCCAGTGGAATGATTGTAGCGTTTACAGTAGCAGCTGTTTTAGGATTTATATTATTTCTTTGGCGGGAACTTACCTTTAAATATCCGATTGTAGAGCTTAGGGTACTTAAAAACAGTAATTTAAGAATCGGAACAATGATGTCATTTGTACTTGGATTTGGGCTTTATGGGTCCACATTTATTGTTCCACTGTACACGCAGAGTATTTTGGGTTGGACGGCACTTCAGTCAGGAGCATTGATGATTCCGGCTGCATTAACAACAGCCTTTATGATGCCTATCATTGGTAGATTATTGGCGAAAGGTGCAAAACAACAAATATTGGTCTCCCTCGGATTGTTTATCTTCTTTATCTATAGTTTCTGGGGATATAAAATTCTGACTCCGGACACCAGTAAAGATGCTTTCTTTTGGATGCTGATTGTAAGAGGTGCAGGATTAGGATTACTATTTATTCCGATAACATCCTTGTCATTAAGTACTCTTAAAGGACAAGAAATTGGTCAGGGAGCAGCCTTTACAGGAATGATGAGACAGTTGGGAGGATCTTTCGGGATTGCCGCGATTACGACTTTCATTGCCAATGCAGGCCAGACCTACAGGAATAATCTGATTTCTCACCTCGATGTAAACAGTTTTGATGTCCAGCAAAGGCTGGCAGCTTTGAAAGCCAGTTTCATTGCAAAAGGGATGACTCCTGATGCCGCAATGAATGCTGCTTATAAAATGCTAGACCTCTCTGTCACCAAGCAGGCAACAGTATTGTCTTATATGGATGTATTTCTTTACCTCGGGGTAATATTTTTAATATGTATTCCGTTTATCTTATTTATTAAAGAAAGAAAGAGTAAAGAAAAGATAGATTTGAGTGAAGCCATGCACTAA